In a genomic window of Periophthalmus magnuspinnatus isolate fPerMag1 chromosome 3, fPerMag1.2.pri, whole genome shotgun sequence:
- the LOC117393039 gene encoding protein mono-ADP-ribosyltransferase PARP6 isoform X3: MDIKGQCWTDEESDGENESEQFLYGIQGSCAADLYRHPQLDADIEAVKDIYTESAISVREYGTIDDVDIDLHINIGFLDEEVATAWKVIRTEPIILRLRFSLSQYLDGPEPSVEVFQPSNKDGFSLGLQLKKILSTFTSQQWKHLSNEFLKAQQEKRHSWFKAGGTIKKFRAGLSIFSPIPKSPSFPLIQDTVLKGKLSVPELRMTRLMNRSISCTMKNPKGELFSYPPNTQTVAVPAARAPAQITTRQLIELFFSSQAGGHCKNIPTLEYGFLVQIMKYSEQRIPTLNEYCVVCDEQHVFQNGSMLKPAVCTRELCVFSFYTLGVMSGAAEEVATGAEVVDLLVAMCRAALESPRKSIIFEPYPSVVDPNDPKTLAFNPKKKNYERLQKALDSVMSIREMTQGSYLEIKKQMDKLDPLAHPLLQWIISSNRSHIVKLPLSRQLKFMHTSHQFLLLSSPPAKEARFRTAKKLYGSTFAFHGSHIENWHSVLRNGLVNASYTKLQGWGKDNTACRPKTSLCSDTTE; this comes from the exons ATG GACATCAAAGGCCAGTGCTGGACAGATGAGGAGTCAGATGGGGAGAATGAGTCCGAGCAGTTCCTCTATGGCATTCAG GGTAGTTGTGCTGCTGACCTGTACCGTCACCCTCAGTTAGATGCAGATATTGAGGCAGTGAAAGACATTTACACTGAGAGTGCCATCTCTGTCAG GGAGTATGGAACAATTGATGATGTGGACATCGACCTTCACATTAACATAGGATTTTTAGAC GAGGAGGTTGCAACAGCGTGGAAAGTCATCAGAACAGAACCCATTATTTTAAGACTTCGTTTTTCTCTCTCACAGTACCTTGATGGACCTG AGCCATCAGTAGAGGTTTTTCAGCCTTCTAACAAAGAtggttttagtcttggcttaCAACTTAAAAA AATCCTGAGCACATTCACATCTCAGCAGTGGAAACATCTTAGTAATGAATTTCTTAAGGCTCAACAGGAGAAGAGGCACAGCTGGTTCAaagctggaggaaccatcaaaAAGTTCCGAGCTGGGCTAAGCATCTTCTCCCCCATACCTAA GTCTCCCAGTTTTCCACTGATCCAAGACACAGTTTTAAAAGGAAAACTTAGTGTTCCTGAGCTGAGAATGACCCGGCTGATGAACCGCTCTATCTCCTGTACAATGAAGAATCCCAAAGGAGAGCTGTTTAGTTATCCACCGAACACTCAG ACTGTGGCTGTCCCAGCGGCCAGGGCCCCCGCGCAGATAACCACGAGGCAGCTGATTGAATTGTTTTTCTCATCCCAGGCGGGAGGGCACTGCAAGAACATCCCTACACTGGAGTATGGCTTCCTAGTGCAG ATAATGAAGTACTCTGAACAAAGGATCCCCACTCTCAACGAGTACTGTGTGGTCTGTGATGAGCAGCATGTCTTTCAAAATGGTTCGATGTTAAAG CCTGCTGTGTGCACTAGGGAGCTATGTGTATTCTCTTTCTACACTCTGGGTGTGATGTCAGGAGCTGCAGAGGAAGTGGCTACTGGAGCAGAG GTGGTGGACCTCCTGGTGGCCATGTGTCGAGCTGCTCTTGAGTCACCTCGAAAGAGCATCATCTTTGAGCCCTATCCATCTGTAGTTGATCCCAATGACCCCAAAACCTTGGCTTTCAATCCTAAG aagaagaatTATGAAAGGCTGCAAAAAGCATTAGACAGTGTTATGTCAATTCGAGAGATGACACAG GGCTCTTATCTAGAAATTAAAAAGCAGATGGACAAACTGGATCCTCTTGCTCATCCCCTACTACAATG GATTATTTCAAGTAACAGGTCACATATTGTCAAGCTACCTCTGAGTAGG CAACTGAAATTCATGCACACATCCCATCAGTTCCTGCTGCTGAGCAGCCCACCAGCCAAGGAGGCTCGTTTCCGCACTGCCAAGAAGCTTTATGGCAGCACCTTTGCTTTTCA TGGTTCTCATATAGAGAACTGGCACTCTGTTCTGAGAAATGGACTCGTCAATGCCTCTTATACTAAACTGCAG